A segment of the Candidatus Dadabacteria bacterium genome:
TTCCGGGCCTCCTTATCCAGCCGAGGGACGGATACGTGCCCATCTGAACCACATCTTTGACACTTGCGGGGAAATTCCAGTCAACATTGCCCCGCTGCGGCACATAAGCGACCGATCTTCTTGCCGCCTCGTAGCGGCCGCCGAAAAACAAGACTTCCCCCGCCGCCCTCGGAACAAGGTTTTGAACCGCTTTTATCAGGGTGGTTTTGCCCGCCCCGTTGGGTCCCACCACTGCCATAAGCGAGCCGCGCGCAACGGAAAATGAGGCGTCCCACAGGGCGGCGTCGCCGGAGTAGCAGACCGTCAGCCCGTCAACTTCAAGCGAATTGTCCATGGCGGAAAAGCCGTCTAAAAGCGGGAGGGCGCGGGAGTTTCAGCCCCGGCTCCGGCAACCTTGCGACCGGACAGGGACGAGCATATTACATCAACATTGTGGGTGAACATGCCGCCGAGGGTCTCATGCCCGGAGCCGCGCGCGCCCAAAGCGTCCGAATAAAGTTTGCCGCCTATGGCGACCTTCACGCCCGCGCGTTTTGCGGCCTCCCTGACAGACTTTATGTAACGTTCCGAAACCGAGGTTTCGGTGAAAATTGCGGGCAGGCGGTTTTTGACTATAAGCCCCGTTACGCGGAGAACATCGGAGATTGCCGCCTCCGAAACCGTGCTGACGCCCTGAAGCGCGGCCACCTTGAAGCCGTAAGCCCTGCCGAAATATCCGAACGCATCGTGAGAGGTGATGATTATCCTCTTTTCCGGCGGAACCTGCCGCGCCATGGCGCGGGCGTAGTCATCAATCTTGCCGAGAGACGCCATATAGGCGCGGGCGTTTTCCGCATAATAGTCCGCCCCTTCGGGGTCGGCGGCGGCAAGCGCCTGCGCGACCGCCTCAACGGCGAACTTCCACAGCCGGGGGTCAAACCACACATGCGGGTCATAGGATGTCCCGCCCGCCGGAATGAGCATATCCCGTGGAATGCCGCGCGTTACGGCAACGGTGTTTTTTCCGCGCCTCTTCATGCCCTCAAGCACGTCGGATATTTTCCCCTCAAGGTGAAGCCCGTGATAAAAGATGATGTCGGCGGACGCAAGAGTCCTGATGTCTCCGGCGGTCGCCCTGTAGAGGTGCGGGTCAATGCCGGAGCCCATGAGGGACTTTGCCATCACCCTGCCGCCGCCCACATTCACAACCACGTCATTCACGATGCCGGTTGTGGAAACAACCTTTATGCCGCCGTGGCTGTGCGGCATGCCCGTCTCGTGGCAGAGCGCGGGCGCGGCGGCGAATAGAAAAATAACAAACGCAAGCAGTCTCATCTTCCGCCTCCCCCCGCCGCTTTGCGGACATCTGTCTTGCGGGTGTCGGCTTTGCGCACATCGGTAACGGACACGTGCTGCGCTATGCCTCCGCCTATGCTGTGCTTCCGTCCGTTCACCGTTACGGTGATGGGCCCGTCAAACGGCTCAACATTTTTCACCGTTATTGCCGCGCCCGGAAACATGCCC
Coding sequences within it:
- a CDS encoding zinc ABC transporter substrate-binding protein — protein: MRLLAFVIFLFAAAPALCHETGMPHSHGGIKVVSTTGIVNDVVVNVGGGRVMAKSLMGSGIDPHLYRATAGDIRTLASADIIFYHGLHLEGKISDVLEGMKRRGKNTVAVTRGIPRDMLIPAGGTSYDPHVWFDPRLWKFAVEAVAQALAAADPEGADYYAENARAYMASLGKIDDYARAMARQVPPEKRIIITSHDAFGYFGRAYGFKVAALQGVSTVSEAAISDVLRVTGLIVKNRLPAIFTETSVSERYIKSVREAAKRAGVKVAIGGKLYSDALGARGSGHETLGGMFTHNVDVICSSLSGRKVAGAGAETPAPSRF